A stretch of the uncultured Desulfobacter sp. genome encodes the following:
- a CDS encoding fumarate hydratase, giving the protein MEFNYEPMFPLKKDATQYRLLTKDHVRVREFEGKDVVMVEPVALTLLANAAFKDVAHLYRAEHLAQVKAIIDDPESSDNDRYVALELLKNAVISAEKVYPMCQDTGTAIIMGKKGQQIWTWSEDERELSKGAFEAYTQNNLRYSQNAPLTMYDEVNTKNNMPAQVDLAAVQGDEYNFLFMAKGGGSANKSALFQMTKAVLNTEEGLIDFMLKEMKHLGTAACPPYHIAFVIGGTSAELNLKAVKLASAKYLDTLPTKGSETGHAFRDVDLEQKVLERSKGLGLGAQFGGKHFALDIRVVRLPRHGASCPIGIGVSCSADRQIKGKINRDGIFLEQMVENPAEYLPASEPEMAPAVEIDLDRPMDEIRAELTKYPVSTRLSLTGKIIVARDIAHSKFMERYEKGEGLPDYIKNHVIYYAGPAKTPEGEASGSFGPTTAGRMDPYVPIFQKEGGSMVMLAKGNRSQIVTDACKTYGGFYLGSPGGPAARLGKDFIKNVELVEYEELGMEAVWMITVEKFPAFILVDDKGNDFFEGLV; this is encoded by the coding sequence ATGGAATTTAACTATGAACCCATGTTTCCGTTGAAAAAGGATGCTACGCAATATCGCCTGTTGACCAAGGACCATGTCCGGGTCCGGGAGTTTGAGGGTAAGGATGTGGTCATGGTGGAGCCCGTTGCATTGACTCTGCTGGCCAACGCTGCGTTTAAGGACGTTGCCCATCTGTACCGGGCCGAACATCTGGCGCAGGTAAAGGCTATAATTGATGACCCCGAAAGTTCTGACAATGACCGTTATGTAGCCCTGGAGCTTTTGAAAAACGCTGTAATTTCGGCTGAAAAAGTCTATCCCATGTGCCAGGATACCGGTACCGCCATTATTATGGGTAAAAAGGGCCAGCAGATCTGGACCTGGTCCGAGGATGAGCGCGAATTGTCCAAAGGTGCCTTTGAAGCCTATACCCAAAACAATTTGCGGTATTCCCAGAATGCCCCGCTCACCATGTACGACGAAGTGAATACCAAAAATAATATGCCGGCCCAGGTGGATCTGGCTGCAGTTCAGGGCGATGAATACAACTTCCTGTTCATGGCAAAAGGCGGCGGCTCTGCCAACAAAAGTGCCCTGTTCCAGATGACCAAGGCCGTTCTCAATACCGAAGAGGGCTTGATTGACTTCATGCTCAAGGAAATGAAGCACCTGGGTACTGCCGCCTGTCCTCCCTATCACATCGCATTTGTCATCGGCGGCACCTCTGCGGAACTCAATCTCAAAGCGGTAAAACTGGCTTCGGCCAAATATCTGGACACCCTGCCCACCAAGGGCAGCGAAACCGGCCATGCTTTCAGGGACGTTGACCTTGAGCAAAAAGTTCTGGAACGTTCCAAAGGCTTAGGCCTTGGCGCACAATTCGGCGGCAAACATTTTGCTCTGGATATTCGGGTTGTAAGACTTCCCCGCCACGGCGCATCCTGTCCCATCGGCATTGGCGTTTCCTGCTCTGCAGACCGTCAGATCAAGGGCAAAATCAACCGGGACGGCATTTTCCTGGAACAGATGGTTGAAAACCCGGCAGAATACCTGCCCGCCAGTGAACCTGAAATGGCCCCCGCCGTTGAAATTGACCTGGATCGCCCCATGGATGAAATTCGCGCTGAATTGACCAAATATCCGGTATCCACCCGTCTGTCTTTGACCGGTAAAATTATTGTGGCCAGAGATATTGCCCATTCCAAGTTCATGGAACGGTATGAAAAGGGCGAAGGGCTGCCCGATTACATTAAAAATCACGTCATTTATTATGCAGGGCCTGCAAAGACACCTGAAGGCGAAGCCTCCGGTTCATTTGGCCCCACCACCGCCGGCCGCATGGATCCCTATGTACCTATCTTCCAGAAAGAAGGCGGCTCCATGGTCATGCTGGCCAAGGGCAACCGCTCCCAGATCGTTACCGATGCCTGCAAGACTTACGGTGGTTTTTACCTGGGTTCACCTGGTGGTCCGGCCGCACGTCTTGGCAAAGATTTTATTAAAAATGTCGAGCTGGTTGAATATGAAGAACTGGGCATGGAAGCCGTATGGATGATCACGGTTGAAAAATTTCCTGCATTTATCCTTGTAGATGATAAGGGCAATGATTTTTTTGAGGGCCTGGTATAA
- a CDS encoding dihydrofolate reductase family protein: protein MEVILLMASTVDGKIAKHSSQLVDWTGKADKKYFVELTKKAGVMIMGSKSYDTLDSPLPGRLNIVMTRDKSRQSDQDNLIFTDLSPAEILDDLENKGYTSAALIGGATINTLFARDNLITQVHLTMVPRLFGSGLSLFAPPLDLDTALNLESCQDLGDGHLLLIYHVGSHEA from the coding sequence ATGGAAGTCATTTTGCTGATGGCCTCAACCGTGGACGGTAAGATTGCAAAGCATTCCAGTCAGCTTGTGGACTGGACCGGCAAGGCCGATAAAAAATATTTTGTGGAACTGACCAAAAAGGCAGGAGTTATGATCATGGGATCAAAAAGTTATGATACCCTTGACTCCCCATTGCCCGGTCGCCTGAATATTGTTATGACCCGGGATAAATCCAGGCAAAGTGATCAGGACAATCTGATATTTACGGATTTGTCCCCGGCTGAAATTCTTGACGACCTTGAGAATAAGGGTTACACCAGCGCGGCTCTAATTGGCGGAGCCACCATCAACACCTTGTTTGCCCGGGACAACCTGATCACGCAGGTGCATTTGACCATGGTGCCCAGGCTGTTTGGTTCAGGGTTGTCCTTGTTTGCACCACCCCTTGATCTTGACACGGCGCTTAATCTTGAATCTTGTCAGGATCTCGGAGATGGGCATCTTTTACTCATTTATCATGTGGGGAGCCATGAAGCATAG
- a CDS encoding multiheme c-type cytochrome, producing MSKAKVRIQAAATVCGLVCLCLVLVWIFRGETPPVDTHSKELTFNLDQFIDPETCGGCHDEIMAQWQDSMHHLSHQDPVYTRVAKFYLEGLTEAGHIEEAESCVKCHTPVGYVSGFPQKVSDEFADVQEIPAQGIQCDYCHVAVDVNKMYNNGLVLSPGQGEDDPGIKHGPFDDTEPEFHDAAYSKLHTDSKICGTCHNVKHVAFGTDLETTYTEWEKGPYNSPDPEKHISCQGCHMYQRPGVPATASTPRPENPGSATPDAKQRPHIFTHYFVGANSGLPQMFSDQEKSDMAVARLKHAAQLYLEVEKDNAVRVVVANTGAGHSLPTGLTDMRQVWIEVTLADSDGSIVYQTGVPDENNELPEDTVIFNTIFGDGNGNPVVNIAKAKEILSDTRIPVGESVSHLFGLDPVPQSGYTLTARLLYRSMPQKILNQLPGDPLGPLPVVEMAAVSKIF from the coding sequence ATGAGTAAAGCAAAAGTAAGGATTCAGGCTGCCGCTACAGTTTGCGGGCTTGTTTGCCTATGTCTTGTATTGGTGTGGATTTTTCGCGGTGAGACCCCGCCCGTTGACACCCATTCCAAAGAACTGACCTTTAATCTGGATCAATTCATTGACCCTGAAACCTGCGGGGGGTGCCATGATGAGATTATGGCCCAGTGGCAGGATTCCATGCATCATCTTTCCCATCAAGACCCGGTATATACTCGGGTGGCAAAATTTTATCTTGAGGGTCTGACCGAAGCAGGCCATATTGAGGAGGCTGAGTCATGCGTGAAGTGCCATACCCCTGTGGGATATGTGAGTGGTTTTCCCCAAAAAGTGTCCGATGAGTTTGCAGACGTTCAGGAAATTCCTGCCCAGGGTATTCAATGCGACTATTGTCATGTGGCCGTAGATGTCAACAAGATGTACAACAACGGTTTGGTCTTGTCCCCCGGTCAGGGCGAGGATGATCCCGGTATCAAGCATGGGCCTTTTGACGATACGGAACCTGAGTTCCACGATGCCGCGTATTCGAAACTGCATACCGATTCAAAAATTTGCGGTACCTGCCATAATGTTAAACATGTGGCTTTCGGCACCGACCTTGAAACCACTTACACGGAATGGGAAAAGGGCCCGTACAACAGCCCTGACCCTGAAAAACATATCTCCTGCCAGGGGTGTCATATGTACCAGCGGCCGGGCGTACCTGCCACCGCCTCCACACCGAGGCCTGAAAATCCGGGCAGTGCCACACCGGACGCAAAGCAGCGTCCCCATATTTTTACCCACTATTTTGTGGGTGCCAATTCCGGCCTGCCCCAAATGTTTTCCGACCAGGAGAAATCCGATATGGCTGTGGCGCGTCTAAAGCATGCGGCCCAACTTTATCTAGAGGTGGAAAAAGATAACGCCGTCCGGGTGGTGGTCGCCAATACGGGCGCCGGACACAGCCTGCCCACGGGATTGACGGATATGCGCCAGGTATGGATTGAAGTGACATTGGCGGACAGCGATGGAAGCATCGTATACCAGACCGGCGTTCCTGATGAAAACAATGAACTGCCGGAAGATACGGTGATATTTAATACCATTTTTGGAGACGGCAACGGCAACCCTGTGGTCAACATTGCCAAAGCCAAGGAAATTTTATCTGACACCCGGATTCCTGTAGGCGAAAGCGTATCCCATCTATTTGGATTAGATCCTGTCCCCCAAAGTGGGTACACGCTGACCGCGCGCCTGCTGTACCGGTCCATGCCGCAGAAAATTCTCAATCAATTGCCTGGCGATCCGTTAGGGCCTTTGCCGGTGGTGGAGATGGCTGCGGTAAGTAAAATATTTTAA
- a CDS encoding manganese efflux pump MntP family protein, which produces MHLFDIVVISIGLAMDASAVSMAAAACGYAQDPRAVFRLAFHFGLFQFMMPVVGWFLGTGFVAYVRAVDHWIAFGLLAFVGGRMVREGLTHTEECLHRDPSKGLTMVMLSVATSIDALAIGLGLAVMDVNIWYPSALIGIITCAMSVAAIYIGKRVGSAFGSKMEVVGGIILIGLGLKILIPALFFGA; this is translated from the coding sequence ATGCATTTGTTCGATATTGTTGTCATTTCCATCGGACTGGCCATGGATGCCTCGGCGGTGTCCATGGCTGCTGCGGCCTGCGGGTATGCACAAGACCCGCGGGCCGTGTTTCGTCTGGCGTTTCACTTTGGTTTGTTTCAGTTCATGATGCCGGTGGTCGGTTGGTTTCTCGGGACTGGATTTGTCGCATATGTCCGTGCCGTGGACCACTGGATCGCCTTTGGCCTGCTGGCCTTTGTTGGCGGGCGCATGGTTCGCGAAGGCTTAACACACACCGAAGAGTGCCTTCACAGGGATCCTTCCAAGGGCTTGACCATGGTCATGCTCAGTGTTGCCACTAGCATTGATGCCCTGGCCATCGGCCTGGGTTTGGCTGTAATGGATGTCAATATTTGGTATCCATCTGCTCTGATCGGCATTATTACATGCGCCATGTCCGTGGCTGCTATATACATCGGCAAGCGGGTGGGCTCGGCCTTTGGCAGTAAAATGGAGGTTGTGGGCGGCATTATATTAATTGGACTTGGCTTGAAAATACTGATTCCTGCACTCTTTTTTGGCGCCTGA
- a CDS encoding site-specific DNA-methyltransferase: MKTVHTHYIGNAAKMKKLADRSVSLVVTSPPYPMIDMWDEIFSRQDSKIDKALKKSDGPLAFELMHQVLDRIWKEVFRVLSPGGFACINIGDATRTIRERFALYPNHARILTATQALGFTALPCILWRKQTNAPNKFMGSGMLPAGAYVTLEHEYILILRKGGKREFTSAAAKENRRQSALFWEERNQWFSDVWMDLKGTRQAMGKKKNRNRSGAFPFELAYRLINMYSVKDDLILDPFMGTGTTTLAAMAAGRNSAGYEIDPTLLENFYDKCKDSISRFSSAIQHRIDFHSEFVQGRLDDGKPIKYENSYYGFPVITRQEKELVLNIPVSVEQQGDKSIIVDYNMPSRETVNAFPVQPINVAEPKSSGKKSKVAEGLFPDFDPEP; this comes from the coding sequence ATGAAAACGGTTCATACCCATTATATCGGCAATGCCGCAAAGATGAAGAAATTGGCTGACAGGAGTGTCAGTCTTGTGGTGACATCACCGCCGTATCCCATGATTGATATGTGGGATGAAATTTTTAGCCGCCAGGATTCCAAAATTGACAAGGCGCTTAAAAAATCGGATGGGCCGCTTGCCTTTGAACTCATGCACCAGGTTCTGGACCGGATCTGGAAAGAGGTGTTCAGGGTGCTTTCTCCCGGCGGGTTTGCCTGTATCAATATCGGCGATGCCACACGCACCATCAGGGAACGCTTTGCCCTTTATCCCAACCACGCCAGGATATTAACTGCGACCCAGGCATTAGGATTTACGGCCTTGCCCTGTATTTTATGGCGCAAGCAGACCAATGCACCCAACAAATTCATGGGATCGGGCATGTTGCCGGCCGGGGCCTATGTCACGTTGGAGCATGAATACATCCTTATTTTGAGAAAAGGGGGAAAACGCGAATTTACATCTGCTGCGGCTAAGGAGAACCGTCGGCAAAGCGCCTTGTTCTGGGAAGAGCGCAACCAATGGTTTTCAGACGTCTGGATGGATCTTAAAGGCACCCGCCAGGCCATGGGAAAGAAAAAGAACCGTAACCGCAGCGGTGCCTTCCCCTTTGAACTGGCCTATCGCCTGATCAACATGTATTCCGTGAAAGACGATCTAATTCTGGATCCGTTTATGGGTACGGGCACCACAACACTTGCGGCCATGGCTGCCGGGCGCAATAGCGCAGGATATGAAATAGACCCAACGCTACTGGAAAATTTCTACGATAAATGCAAGGATTCCATCAGCCGGTTTTCTTCTGCCATCCAGCACCGCATAGATTTTCATAGTGAATTTGTTCAGGGGCGTCTGGATGACGGAAAACCCATCAAATATGAAAATTCCTATTATGGGTTCCCCGTAATAACGCGCCAGGAAAAAGAACTTGTATTGAATATCCCGGTATCCGTTGAACAACAGGGTGACAAAAGTATAATTGTTGATTACAACATGCCGTCCCGGGAAACCGTAAATGCATTTCCTGTCCAGCCCATCAACGTAGCTGAGCCCAAATCCTCCGGGAAAAAATCCAAGGTTGCCGAAGGATTATTTCCTGATTTTGATCCAGAACCCTGA
- a CDS encoding PEP-CTERM sorting domain-containing protein — MKFKIVTIIICGFLFFFTTAATASQLIVNSGFETGDFTGWNVHSPPVFDGSITTADAHSGTYSLAMGAVDWIDQAFASVATTGDLSFWVKGTGFSGPSNITVLYSDTTSDDLTIGGSAISTTEWRQFTINIDNTKLVNKITVSVGESEDILFDDFSLEGQNAVPEPATILFFGLGLLGIAGVSRKKEG, encoded by the coding sequence ATGAAATTTAAAATTGTAACTATTATTATTTGTGGCTTTTTATTTTTTTTCACAACAGCAGCAACGGCTTCGCAATTAATTGTCAATAGTGGGTTTGAAACTGGGGATTTTACAGGTTGGAATGTACACTCACCTCCGGTTTTTGATGGCAGCATCACAACTGCAGATGCACATTCCGGGACATACAGCCTTGCAATGGGGGCCGTTGACTGGATTGATCAAGCTTTTGCTTCTGTTGCAACAACCGGAGATTTAAGTTTTTGGGTCAAAGGAACCGGATTTTCAGGTCCCAGCAATATTACAGTGCTTTATTCAGATACAACGTCTGATGATTTGACAATAGGAGGGTCAGCAATTAGCACCACTGAATGGAGACAGTTTACTATAAACATCGACAATACCAAGTTAGTTAATAAGATTACGGTATCAGTTGGGGAATCGGAAGACATTCTTTTCGACGATTTTTCATTGGAAGGGCAAAACGCTGTTCCAGAACCTGCCACTATTCTATTTTTTGGCCTTGGACTTTTAGGTATTGCAGGAGTTAGTAGAAAAAAAGAGGGATAA